The genomic DNA TTCCGTTCCATCCCGTGACCGTGTAATAGTGCAGGGAGATGCCATCCATGCGGCCGCCGACGTTCTTCATCAGCGTCTCCGTCCAGTTGTAGTCGTAGTCGCTGGCTCCGCTGGCAATCTTGAAAAGGCGGTTGCCGTCGTAGTTGCGGCAATAGGTGGAGTAACGGCGGTAGAGGTCGGCGTAGTATTCGGGGCGCATGCTTCCGCCACATCCCCAACTTTCGTTGCCGACACCGATGAATTTGACTTTCCATGCTTTGTCGCGTCCGTTTTGCCGGCGCAGGCGGGCCATCGGGCTGTCGCCTTCCGAAGTCATGTATTCGACCCACTTGGCCATCTCTTCGACGGTCCCGCTACCGACATTGGCGCTGATATAAGGTTCGCACCCTAACAGTTCGCAGAGGTTTAGGAACTCGTGCGTACCGAAACTGTTGTCTTCGATCGTGCCGCCCCAGTTGTTGTTCACCATTTTCGGACGGTTTTCTTTCGGGCCGATGCCGTCCATCCAGTGGTATTCGTCGGCGAAGCAGCCGCCCGGCCAGCGGAGGTTGGGGATTTTCAGTTCTTTCAAGGCATTCAGCACGTCGTTCCGATAGCCTTGTGTATTGGGTATTTCGGATTCGGGGCCGACCCAAAGCCCGCCATAGATACAGGTCCCGAGGTGTTCGGCGAACTGGCCGTAGATATGTTTGCTGATCTGTTGGTTTCCTTGCTCAGGATAGATACGGATGCTCGCGTCTTTCTGGGCGAAGAGGGGCAGTGTGGCGGCTGCCATTAGGCTTACTAATACTGTTTTCATGTTATTTTCGTTTACTATGTTTTGTTTGAATGAAAGCTATGTCATGATATAAAATTATAGGTTATAAGTATTTTCCTGAGGACAAAAGTATATAAAATACACTTATGAACGAAATTATAAAAAGAAAAAGATATTACTATTTGCCTCAATTTGTGTACCTTTGTCGGATAAAATGAATGATTAAACGTTGAACAAAATGAAAAAGTTAATGGTAATACCGCTTGTTGCCGCTGGAATGGCCGCAATGGTGGGGTGCAGCAAAACTCCTGTGAAGGAGGCTGCAAAGAATGACGCTATCAACCTGGCCAACCTGGACACGGCTGTGGCTCCGGGGACCGATTTCTATCAGTATGCTTGTGGTGGTTGGATGAAGAATAATCCGCTGAAACCGGAATATGCCCGTTTCGGTACATTCGACCAGCTCAGGGATAACAATCAGGAACAGATCCGTACTCTTATCGAAGGTCTCAGTGAGACACCCGGGCAGGAGGGGAGCGTCGGGCAGAAGATTGGTATGTTGTTCGCGATGGGGATGGACAGCGTGAAACTGAATGAAGACGGTTATGCCCCGATCAAAGACCAGCTTGCTGAAATCAACAAGTTAGGAACGAAGGACGAACTGACCAAGATGGTTGCTACCTTGCATAAGGAGGGGATGGCTCCTTTCTTCGCCTTGTATGTCGGAGCCGATGAAAAGAACAGTTCCATGAATATCGTACAGTTATACCAGGCTGGACTGGGTATGGGAGATCGCGATTATTACCTGCTGGAAGACGAAAGCAGCCAAAAAATGCGCGAAGCCTATAAGAACTATATTACCCGTTTGTTTACCCTGATCGGAAGTTCTCCCGAACAGGCCGATGCCGCCGTCAATGCGATCATGAAGATAGAAAGGGGCATTGCCGAAGTTTCTTTCAGCCGTGAAGACCTGCGCGATTCCCAAAAGAACTATAATAAGATGTCCATCGAAGATTTCAAGGCTAAGAACGATCTGTTAAACTGGGATGTTTATTTCGAAAGTATGGGGATGATGGATATCAAATATCTGGATGCGAAACAGCTCTCGTTCTATGAAGGTCTGTCTGCCTTGATGAAGAATACGACTTTGGATGAACAGAAATATTACCTGACATTCAACTTGCTTAGTTTTGCCGCTCCTTACCTGAGTGATCCGTTTGTCGCTGCCGATTTTGATTTCTATGGGAAGACGATGTCCGGCCGTCAAGAGCAGCAGCCACGCTGGAAACGTGCCCTGTCTACGGTAAACGGTGCCCTGTCGGAAGCTGTCGGCCAGATGTATGTGGCTAAATATTTCCCGGCTTCTTCCAAAGAAAAGATGTTGAAGATGGTCGGTGACTTGCAGAAAGCGTTGGGTGACCGTATTTCCAGCCTGGAATGGATGAGCGATGCCACTAAGGCGAAGGCGCAGGAGAAATTGGCTGCTTTTATCGTCAAGATCGGCTATCCCGACACTTGGCGCGACTACAGCGGTCTGGAGATCAAGAATGATTCTTATTGGGCGAACGTACGCCGTTCCAATATCTTTGAGGTCAATTATATGTTGGCGGATGTAGACAAACCGGTCGATAAGGCTCGTTGGGGAATGAGCCCGCAGACGGTGAATGCCTATTACAACCCGACAACGAACGAGATTTGTTTCCCTGCCGCCATCCTACAACCTCCTTTCTTCAATCCGGAAGCTGACGATGCCGTGAACTATGGTGCTATCGGTGTCGTGATCGGCCACGAAATGACTCACGGATTCGACGACCAGGGACGTAACTATGACAAGGAAGGCAATCTGAGTGACTGGTGGACAGCCGAAGACGCCGCTCTCTTTACGCAACGTGCCGACCGTCTGGCTCAGCAATATAGTGATATCATTGTTGTGGACAGCGTTCATGCCAACGGACGTTTCACTTTGGGCGAGAACATTGCCGATCAGGGGGGGCTGATGGTCGCTCATTTAGCATATCTCAATTCTCTGGAAGGAAAAGAGACACCGGCCCCGATCGACGGTTTTACCAATGAACAGCGTTTCTATCTGGGCTACGCCAATCTTTGGGCACAGAATATCCGTCCCGAAGAAATCCTGCGTCTGACCAAGATCGACCCGCACTCATTAGGCAAGTGGCGTGTCAATGCCGCCCTTCGCAACATTGATGCTTTCTACAGCGCATTCGATATCAAAGAAGGCGAACCGATGTATATGCTGCCGGCTGACCGGGTGGTGATCTGGTAGAGTCCTGACAGCTATATTGTCATTAGAAATATCCTGATGTAATTCATTTTGCATCAGGATATTTTTATTTAATACAAATCAGATCTGTTTAGCTGGCCTGACAAACGAATGAGAGAAGTAAAAGTAAAATTAATTTTATGTATCTTTGCATCTTTCTTTAACACTTTAACAATTTAGGATAATAAGATGAGAAGGCTCTTTGTGCTGGCGGCTTTGCTGGCGATTGTTTGTTACGGGAAAGCGCAAAATGTGCAGTTACATTATGATTTCGGAGGTGCTCTTTATGACAAGGACTTACATGGCCGTCCGGTGCTGACCTCGACGGTGGAAATGTTTAAAGCGGATAAATGGGGAAGTACCTATTTTTTTGTCGACATGGATTATACCAGCAAAGGAGTTGCAGCCGGCTATTGGGAGATTGCCCGCGAACTGCGTTTCTGGCAACCTCCTTTTTCCATACATGTCGAATATAACGGGGGAGCATCGAACAGTTTCTCCTATAATAACGCCTATCTTGGCGGTGCAACCTATACCTGGAATAATCCGGATTTTACGAAAGGTTTCACGCTTACCGCTATGTATAAATATATCCAGAAACATCGGGAACCCAACAACTTCCAGTTGACAGGCACTTGGTATGTTCATTTTGTCAAGAACGGTCTTTGCACGTTCAGCGGTTTCGCAGACTGGTGGAGGGAACGGACCGATTATGCGGACGGTAGTCACCGGAACTTTATTTTCTTGGCCGAACCGCAGTTCTGGGTGAATCTTAACAAGCTAAAACATGTTGATGATAAGTTCAAGCTGAGTGTCGGCAGTGAGGTAGAGTTGAGCCAGAATTTCGGTGCACGTAAAGGGTTTTATGCTATTCCGACACTGGCGATTAAGTGGTCATTCGATTAATCAGATTGGAAATGCTGAAGAAGTTACTTGGGTTCGACCCACAGACAATGGCATTGCGCACGGAGATCATTGCCGGGATTACGACGTTCTTGACAATGAGTTACATCCTGGCTGTCAATCCCTCTATCCTGGCAACGACAGGGATGGACAAAGGCGCTGTTTTTACTGCAACCGCTTTGGCTTCGGCCCTCGCTACCTTGCTGCTGGCTTTTATGGCAAAGCTGCCTTTTGCCCAGGCTCCCAGTATGGCACTGAACGCCTTTTTCGCTTTTACGTTGGTGCAGGGCATGGGTTATTCCTGGCAGACCGCTATGACAGCGATGTTTGTGGAGGGGGTGATCTTTATCCTGATTACGTTTCTGAACGTCCGGGAGGTGATCTTGAATAGCATACCGATGAACCTGCGCTTCGCTATTTCGGCGGGGATCGGCATGTTCATCGCTTTTGTGGGTTTGAAGAATGCCGGCATCATCGTTCCGAATCCGGCGACTTTCGTGATGTTCGGACCGTTCACTCCGGTTTCGATCCTGGCGATGGTGGGGGTTCTGTTGAGCGGTATCCTGGTCTTGAGGAAAGTGAAGGGAGCGTTGTTCTACAGCATTCTGATCTGTACGTTGATCGGTATTCCGTTAGGAGTGACGGAAATTCCGGATGGGTTCCTGCCTGTTTCCATTCCTCATTCGATGGTTCCGACGTTCTGCCAGTTTGATTTCAATGAGTTTTTTACGTTGGATATGGCAATCGTCATCTTTACCTTGCTGTTTATGAATATATTCGATACGGTCGGTACACTGGTCGGCCTGGCTTCGAAAACAGGCATTATGGAAGAAGACGGACAGATTCCCCACGTAAAGGAGGCAATGATGTCCGATGCGATCGGTACGACGGTAGGGTCCATGATGGGAAGTTCTACGATTACCACCTATGTGGAGAGTGCTTCCGGTATTGCGGAAGGCGGACGTTCAGGGTTCACTTCGCTGGTGACGGGTGTGTTGTTTTTGCTTGCTTTGTTCTTTGCTCCCCTGTTCCTGCTGATTCCGAGTGCGGCAACGACGGGGGCTTTGGTACTGGTCGGGGTGTTTATGATGGATTCTATCACAAAAGTCGATATGGATGACATATCCGAAGCGCTTCCGGCTTTTATCACCATGATCATGATGGTACTGACCTATTCCATTGCCGACGGAATGGTTTTAGGATTGTTGTGCTATGTACTGGTCAAGTTAGGATGCGGCAAACATAGGGAGGTAAGCCCTACCATGTATGTGCTGGCAGCCCTGTTCATCTTGAAATTTATTTTTGCATGAATACTCTGTCAGAGTGTGTCGCGAAGTAACCAGAACATGTAAATCACATAGAAGAGAATCAAGACGAATCCTTCCGTCCGGGATATTTTTTGCCCGCTTTTCACCAGCGGCAAGAGCAGGACGGATATGCCCAACATGACCAGTAGGTCGATGTAGTTTACATTTTTGGCCTCGATGGGATGTATAAGCGAGCAAGAGCCGGCTATGGTCAGTATATTGAATAAGTTTGAGCCGACGATATTCCCGATGGCAATATCCGTTTTACGCTTGTAAGCGGCAACAATGGATGTTGCCAGTTCCGGCATACTTGTTCCGGCTGCGACGATCGTAAGCCCGATAACTGCTTCGCTCACACCAAGCTCTTTGGCGATGGAAACGGCATTGTCCACCAATAATCGAGAGGCAAATACCAAGACGACCAGACCCCCGACGATGGCCAGCGTATCGACAGCCCAGTGCTTAGGCTGTTCTTCGAGTTCCTGGCTCGACCCTTCTGTTCCATGTTTGCGGGAGTAGAAGAGGCTGAATATTGTATAAATGATAATACCTGTTAGAAAGAAAAGCCCTTCCGTCCGCCCCAATGTCCCGTTCCAGAAAAGGATGGTGAACAGTACGGTTGCGGCCAGCATGACCGGGATATCGATTCGGAGTAATTGCTTTTTTACCTGAAGCGGGCAAATGGTTGCCGAAACTCCTAATATGACTCCAATATTGAATATGTTCGAACCTACGATGTTTCCGATCGCAATATCGCCTTGTCCGCTGAGCGTGGCGTTCAGGCTTACTACCAGTTCGGGGGCACTTGTCCCGAATGCAACGATGGTCAGACCGACCACCAAAGGTGAAATTTTGGCTTTGAGAGCTAAAGCGGAACTCCCCTGAACTAACCAACCGGCCCCTATGTAAAGCGCTACCAGCGAGAGAATCAATAACGTCAAACTTGTAATCATAGCCCTTTTTTCCTTATTCGTTTGTTAATCTATTAAAATGTCTTGCTTCCTGTTATCCCGGCAAAGAATATTTGCCGTAACCAAGTAAACAGCAAGTTGTTTTATAGGCAGAAAAACGTACCTCGGAAAACCTCGAGATCACCACGAAGTAAACAACAGGAAGCTAATAGACATTCAGTTAGGGTTGTTAGGAATTATTCTTTAATATTCGTATTCTTCATCCTTCGGACTATTGGCTTCCTGCCGCATATGAATGAACCGTAAAGCAATCATCGCTACACTCAGCACGGCAAGACTACCCATTGTTATCTCTTTTAATAACATATTGGAGAAGTCGCTTGTTCCGATTAATAC from Parabacteroides merdae ATCC 43184 includes the following:
- a CDS encoding alpha-N-arabinofuranosidase, producing MKTVLVSLMAAATLPLFAQKDASIRIYPEQGNQQISKHIYGQFAEHLGTCIYGGLWVGPESEIPNTQGYRNDVLNALKELKIPNLRWPGGCFADEYHWMDGIGPKENRPKMVNNNWGGTIEDNSFGTHEFLNLCELLGCEPYISANVGSGTVEEMAKWVEYMTSEGDSPMARLRRQNGRDKAWKVKFIGVGNESWGCGGSMRPEYYADLYRRYSTYCRNYDGNRLFKIASGASDYDYNWTETLMKNVGGRMDGISLHYYTVTGWNGSKGSATNFNKDDYYWTMGKCLEIEDVVRKHIQIMDKYDPQKKIGLMVDEWGTWWDEEPGTINGHLYQQNTMRDAFVAALTLNVFHKYTDRVRMTNIAQIVNVLQSMILTNGPKMLLTPTYYVFQMYNVHQDATFLPMDLICDKAKVRGGREVPMVSASASKDKNGRIHISLANVDVDNAQSITLDLQGQKIGSVKGRILTSASINDHNTFEKPDVVKPATFDGAKIEKGQLKIDLPAKSIVVLEVK
- a CDS encoding M13 family metallopeptidase, with the translated sequence MKKLMVIPLVAAGMAAMVGCSKTPVKEAAKNDAINLANLDTAVAPGTDFYQYACGGWMKNNPLKPEYARFGTFDQLRDNNQEQIRTLIEGLSETPGQEGSVGQKIGMLFAMGMDSVKLNEDGYAPIKDQLAEINKLGTKDELTKMVATLHKEGMAPFFALYVGADEKNSSMNIVQLYQAGLGMGDRDYYLLEDESSQKMREAYKNYITRLFTLIGSSPEQADAAVNAIMKIERGIAEVSFSREDLRDSQKNYNKMSIEDFKAKNDLLNWDVYFESMGMMDIKYLDAKQLSFYEGLSALMKNTTLDEQKYYLTFNLLSFAAPYLSDPFVAADFDFYGKTMSGRQEQQPRWKRALSTVNGALSEAVGQMYVAKYFPASSKEKMLKMVGDLQKALGDRISSLEWMSDATKAKAQEKLAAFIVKIGYPDTWRDYSGLEIKNDSYWANVRRSNIFEVNYMLADVDKPVDKARWGMSPQTVNAYYNPTTNEICFPAAILQPPFFNPEADDAVNYGAIGVVIGHEMTHGFDDQGRNYDKEGNLSDWWTAEDAALFTQRADRLAQQYSDIIVVDSVHANGRFTLGENIADQGGLMVAHLAYLNSLEGKETPAPIDGFTNEQRFYLGYANLWAQNIRPEEILRLTKIDPHSLGKWRVNAALRNIDAFYSAFDIKEGEPMYMLPADRVVIW
- a CDS encoding nucleoside-specific channel-forming Tsx family protein — encoded protein: MRRLFVLAALLAIVCYGKAQNVQLHYDFGGALYDKDLHGRPVLTSTVEMFKADKWGSTYFFVDMDYTSKGVAAGYWEIARELRFWQPPFSIHVEYNGGASNSFSYNNAYLGGATYTWNNPDFTKGFTLTAMYKYIQKHREPNNFQLTGTWYVHFVKNGLCTFSGFADWWRERTDYADGSHRNFIFLAEPQFWVNLNKLKHVDDKFKLSVGSEVELSQNFGARKGFYAIPTLAIKWSFD
- a CDS encoding NCS2 family permease, which codes for MLKKLLGFDPQTMALRTEIIAGITTFLTMSYILAVNPSILATTGMDKGAVFTATALASALATLLLAFMAKLPFAQAPSMALNAFFAFTLVQGMGYSWQTAMTAMFVEGVIFILITFLNVREVILNSIPMNLRFAISAGIGMFIAFVGLKNAGIIVPNPATFVMFGPFTPVSILAMVGVLLSGILVLRKVKGALFYSILICTLIGIPLGVTEIPDGFLPVSIPHSMVPTFCQFDFNEFFTLDMAIVIFTLLFMNIFDTVGTLVGLASKTGIMEEDGQIPHVKEAMMSDAIGTTVGSMMGSSTITTYVESASGIAEGGRSGFTSLVTGVLFLLALFFAPLFLLIPSAATTGALVLVGVFMMDSITKVDMDDISEALPAFITMIMMVLTYSIADGMVLGLLCYVLVKLGCGKHREVSPTMYVLAALFILKFIFA
- a CDS encoding calcium/sodium antiporter; the encoded protein is MITSLTLLILSLVALYIGAGWLVQGSSALALKAKISPLVVGLTIVAFGTSAPELVVSLNATLSGQGDIAIGNIVGSNIFNIGVILGVSATICPLQVKKQLLRIDIPVMLAATVLFTILFWNGTLGRTEGLFFLTGIIIYTIFSLFYSRKHGTEGSSQELEEQPKHWAVDTLAIVGGLVVLVFASRLLVDNAVSIAKELGVSEAVIGLTIVAAGTSMPELATSIVAAYKRKTDIAIGNIVGSNLFNILTIAGSCSLIHPIEAKNVNYIDLLVMLGISVLLLPLVKSGQKISRTEGFVLILFYVIYMFWLLRDTL